In one window of Microbacterium sp. PM5 DNA:
- a CDS encoding HU family DNA-binding protein, with translation MAITKTELVASIASATGESQATVGRVVDGLFSAVSEAVAKGEKVTIPGFLSFEQVATAARTGRNPQTGEEIKIAAGKRVKVTAGSKLKAAVK, from the coding sequence ATGGCTATCACCAAGACTGAGCTCGTCGCAAGCATCGCCAGCGCCACCGGCGAGAGCCAGGCCACCGTCGGCCGCGTCGTCGACGGCCTGTTCTCGGCTGTCTCCGAGGCCGTCGCCAAGGGCGAGAAGGTCACGATCCCCGGCTTCCTCTCGTTCGAGCAGGTCGCCACCGCCGCGCGTACGGGCCGCAACCCGCAGACGGGCGAGGAGATCAAGATCGCCGCCGGCAAGCGCGTCAAGGTCACCGCGGGCTCCAAGCTCAAGGCCGCCGTCAAGTAA
- the rpmG gene encoding 50S ribosomal protein L33: protein MAKKAQDVRPIIKLRSTAGTGYTYVTRKNRRNNPDRIVLKKYDPVIRKHVEFREER, encoded by the coding sequence ATGGCGAAGAAGGCTCAGGACGTTCGTCCGATCATCAAGCTCCGGTCGACCGCCGGCACGGGGTACACCTACGTGACGCGTAAGAACCGTCGCAACAACCCCGACCGCATCGTGCTCAAGAAGTACGACCCGGTGATCCGCAAGCACGTCGAATTCCGAGAGGAGCGCTGA
- a CDS encoding DNA-3-methyladenine glycosylase, with amino-acid sequence MSERSGLIPATRAALTALPVEVAPRLLGGVLEVTVGKARVAVRLTEVEAYHGAGTGPEPDPGSHARMGRTARNATMWGEPGHLYVYLSHGIHSCVNVVCAPEGQAGGILLRAGAVIEGEDVAFARRPAARVARDLARGPGRLGDAVGLRHPVHDGIDAVTARPRAGASARLWLPVVARADVEAGPRVGVAGVAGTAAFPWRFWISGDPTVSPFRWGRGAGPTL; translated from the coding sequence ATGAGCGAGCGCTCGGGCCTGATTCCCGCGACCCGGGCGGCGCTCACGGCGCTGCCGGTGGAGGTGGCGCCGCGCCTGCTCGGCGGCGTGCTGGAGGTCACCGTCGGCAAGGCGCGGGTGGCCGTGCGCCTCACCGAGGTGGAGGCGTACCACGGCGCGGGCACCGGGCCCGAGCCCGATCCCGGATCCCACGCGCGGATGGGGCGAACCGCCCGCAACGCCACGATGTGGGGCGAGCCGGGCCACCTCTACGTCTACTTGAGCCACGGCATCCACTCGTGCGTCAACGTCGTCTGCGCCCCCGAGGGTCAGGCCGGCGGGATCCTGCTGCGTGCGGGGGCCGTGATCGAGGGCGAGGATGTCGCCTTCGCCCGCCGCCCCGCCGCGCGGGTCGCGCGGGATCTGGCTCGCGGCCCCGGCCGCCTCGGGGATGCCGTGGGCCTGCGCCATCCCGTGCACGACGGCATCGACGCGGTCACCGCTCGTCCGCGGGCCGGCGCGTCCGCTCGACTGTGGCTGCCGGTGGTGGCCCGCGCCGACGTCGAGGCGGGTCCCCGCGTCGGAGTGGCGGGCGTCGCGGGGACGGCCGCATTCCCGTGGCGGTTCTGGATCTCGGGGGATCCGACCGTCTCGCCGTTTCGCTGGGGGCGCGGAGCCGGTCCGACGCTCTGA
- a CDS encoding cytochrome c oxidase assembly protein yields MRFVGPAILVAAALVSLVLGLVFGGGAAPLLVGDAGPVVRWGLPIVTLGVNLSAAGMIGSLVLALFALRAGERPFDTALDVASISAALFTVASGFTAFFTFVNIFNATPNAGAEFGGQLGRFLVSTDPGRAWALTTLAGAALTVLTFAVRGWTSTLFVAALAIASLVPMATQGHSGDDAGHNIAVSALALHIIAAAAWLGGLLLLMVLRPQLRGAELGDVLARYSSIALVAFVVVSLSGVARAAVGVVEPKYLLSAYGALLGVKVVALLLMGALGARYRTGLISRIQRDEKPSGERSSRRFWGLVTLELVFMGIASGAAVALSRTPPPVDTRLPDVKTPAEILTEVPLPPELTISRWFTQWDIDILWVFAVGFGLFFYLAGAWRLHRRGDRWPVYRTLLWVLGMLSLLWVTSGPINAYQDYLFSMHMMGHMLLTMAIPMMLVFGAPVTLASRAIAKRDDGSRGGREWILWAVHTPFARVVTHPLFAAAMFVGSLWAFYYTDLFRWTLYDHLGHEWMVAHFLISGYLFVQSLVGIDPVPLRYPYPFRLLTLIGVMAMHAFFGISIMMSSGLFVAEWFGSMGRTWGEPPLVDQYTGGGIAWSIGEIPTLILAITVAIQWSRTDERAQRRGDRHADRTGDAELEAYNAKLAQLAARDAREARLTR; encoded by the coding sequence ATGCGTTTCGTGGGCCCGGCGATCCTCGTCGCGGCCGCCCTCGTCTCCCTCGTGCTCGGGCTCGTGTTCGGCGGGGGTGCCGCCCCGCTGCTCGTCGGTGACGCCGGCCCGGTCGTGCGCTGGGGGCTGCCGATCGTCACTCTCGGCGTGAACCTGTCGGCGGCGGGCATGATCGGATCGCTCGTGCTCGCGCTGTTCGCGCTGCGCGCGGGGGAGCGCCCCTTCGACACGGCGCTGGACGTGGCATCCATCTCGGCCGCCCTCTTCACGGTCGCGAGCGGGTTCACCGCCTTCTTCACGTTCGTCAACATCTTCAATGCCACCCCGAACGCCGGCGCCGAGTTCGGTGGCCAGTTGGGGCGCTTCCTGGTGTCGACCGACCCCGGTCGCGCCTGGGCGCTGACCACCCTTGCCGGAGCCGCGCTGACGGTGCTCACCTTCGCCGTCCGTGGATGGACCTCGACGTTGTTCGTGGCCGCCCTGGCGATCGCCAGCCTCGTGCCGATGGCCACCCAGGGCCACTCCGGCGACGACGCCGGCCACAACATCGCCGTCTCCGCACTCGCTTTGCACATCATCGCCGCCGCCGCCTGGCTCGGCGGCCTGCTGCTGTTGATGGTGCTGCGACCCCAGCTGCGGGGAGCCGAGCTGGGCGACGTCCTGGCGCGGTACTCGAGCATCGCCCTCGTGGCCTTCGTCGTCGTCTCACTGTCGGGCGTCGCACGTGCCGCCGTCGGCGTCGTCGAGCCCAAGTATCTGCTGTCGGCCTACGGGGCCCTGCTCGGCGTGAAGGTCGTCGCGCTGCTGCTGATGGGGGCGCTCGGCGCGCGGTACCGCACCGGGCTGATCTCGCGTATCCAGCGGGACGAGAAGCCGAGCGGCGAGCGCTCGTCGCGCCGGTTCTGGGGTCTGGTCACGCTCGAGCTCGTGTTCATGGGCATCGCCAGCGGGGCGGCGGTCGCGCTGTCGCGAACTCCCCCACCGGTCGACACGCGCCTTCCCGACGTCAAGACGCCCGCGGAGATCCTCACCGAGGTGCCGCTGCCGCCCGAATTGACCATCTCGCGCTGGTTCACGCAGTGGGACATCGACATCCTGTGGGTGTTCGCCGTCGGCTTCGGCCTCTTCTTCTACCTCGCCGGCGCGTGGCGCCTGCATCGCCGCGGCGACCGCTGGCCGGTGTACCGCACGCTGCTGTGGGTCCTGGGCATGCTCTCGCTGCTGTGGGTGACGAGCGGTCCGATCAACGCGTACCAGGACTATCTGTTCAGCATGCACATGATGGGCCACATGCTGCTGACGATGGCCATTCCGATGATGCTCGTCTTCGGTGCCCCCGTGACGCTCGCCTCGCGGGCCATCGCCAAGCGCGACGACGGCTCGCGCGGCGGGCGCGAGTGGATCCTGTGGGCGGTGCACACGCCGTTCGCGCGCGTCGTCACCCATCCGCTGTTCGCGGCCGCGATGTTCGTCGGATCACTCTGGGCGTTCTACTACACCGATCTCTTCCGCTGGACGCTCTACGATCACCTCGGACACGAGTGGATGGTCGCCCACTTCCTCATCTCGGGCTACCTGTTCGTGCAGTCGCTCGTCGGCATCGACCCGGTGCCCCTGCGCTACCCCTACCCGTTCCGGCTGCTCACGCTGATCGGCGTCATGGCCATGCACGCGTTCTTCGGCATCTCGATCATGATGTCGTCGGGGCTGTTCGTCGCCGAGTGGTTCGGTTCGATGGGACGCACGTGGGGAGAGCCGCCGCTGGTCGACCAGTACACCGGGGGTGGCATCGCGTGGTCGATCGGCGAGATCCCGACCCTGATCCTCGCGATCACCGTGGCGATCCAGTGGAGCCGCACCGACGAACGTGCCCAGCGTCGCGGCGATCGCCACGCCGATCGGACGGGGGATGCCGAGCTCGAGGCCTACAACGCGAAGCTCGCCCAGCTCGCAGCCCGCGATGCGCGGGAGGCCCGCCTCACACGCTGA
- a CDS encoding biliverdin-producing heme oxygenase: MTQPIPFSTALRERSRTAHSGSEHAGFMDDLMRGRGTRDDYVALVAQHWFIYEALEAAAETMRDDPIAAPFISEKLTRLPAIESDLAFLIGDDWRERIAPLPTTTRYVERIREVGASWPGGFVAHHYTRYLGDLSGGLFIGKLMARQFGFETNGIGFYLFDEIADPAAFKDVYREQLDAVAWDAAERERVIDEVLAAYQFNTDLFVDLATAKAAAAASA, encoded by the coding sequence GTGACCCAGCCGATCCCGTTCTCCACCGCCCTGCGCGAGCGTTCGCGTACCGCCCACTCCGGCAGCGAGCACGCCGGATTCATGGACGATCTGATGCGCGGTCGCGGCACGCGCGACGACTACGTCGCGCTCGTCGCACAGCACTGGTTCATCTACGAGGCACTCGAGGCCGCCGCCGAGACCATGCGAGACGATCCGATCGCGGCGCCGTTCATCAGCGAGAAGCTCACGCGCCTGCCCGCGATCGAGTCCGACCTCGCCTTCCTGATCGGCGACGACTGGCGCGAACGGATCGCGCCGCTTCCGACGACCACCCGCTACGTCGAGCGCATCCGAGAAGTCGGCGCGAGCTGGCCGGGCGGTTTCGTTGCCCACCACTACACCCGGTATCTCGGCGACCTGTCAGGAGGCCTGTTCATCGGAAAGCTGATGGCACGCCAGTTCGGCTTCGAGACGAACGGCATCGGCTTCTACCTCTTCGACGAGATCGCCGACCCCGCCGCCTTCAAGGACGTCTACCGCGAGCAGCTCGACGCCGTCGCCTGGGATGCCGCGGAGCGCGAGCGCGTCATCGACGAGGTGCTCGCCGCGTACCAGTTCAACACCGACCTCTTCGTCGATCTCGCCACCGCCAAGGCCGCCGCCGCGGCATCCGCCTGA
- the rpsN gene encoding 30S ribosomal protein S14 gives MAKKSKIARNNQREEVVARYAEKRAELKKTLVDPNATDEAREAARVGLQKLPRNASPVRLRGRDAIDGRPRGYLSKFGISRVRFRDMAHKGELPGVTKSSW, from the coding sequence ATGGCCAAGAAGAGCAAGATCGCGCGCAACAACCAGCGCGAGGAGGTCGTCGCCCGTTACGCCGAGAAGCGTGCCGAGCTGAAGAAGACCCTCGTCGACCCGAACGCGACCGACGAGGCCCGCGAGGCCGCCCGTGTCGGCCTGCAGAAGCTGCCCCGCAATGCGTCGCCCGTGCGCCTGCGTGGTCGCGACGCCATCGACGGTCGCCCCCGCGGCTACCTGTCGAAGTTCGGCATCTCGCGTGTTCGCTTCCGCGACATGGCGCACAAGGGCGAGCTGCCCGGTGTGACCAAGTCGAGCTGGTAA
- the rpmB gene encoding 50S ribosomal protein L28 gives MAAVCQVTGAVPGFGHNISHSHRRTKRRFDPNVQKKTYYVPSLGRKITLNVSAKGIKVIDARGIESVVKDLIAKGVKL, from the coding sequence ATGGCAGCAGTGTGCCAGGTGACCGGAGCAGTTCCCGGCTTCGGTCACAACATCTCGCACTCGCACCGCCGGACGAAGCGTCGCTTCGACCCGAACGTGCAGAAGAAGACCTACTACGTTCCTTCGCTCGGTCGCAAGATCACGCTGAACGTGTCGGCCAAGGGCATCAAGGTCATTGACGCCCGCGGCATCGAGTCGGTCGTCAAGGACCTCATCGCGAAGGGTGTGAAGCTCTAA
- a CDS encoding DUF2470 domain-containing protein translates to MAHTFDDDTLTGVLGHMNDDHSDDNLLIARAFSPDADVVASEMVTFDGEAGQWHVTRADGGDDVIRIPWPGGQISERRDVRREIVALYDEACARLGITPRPHG, encoded by the coding sequence ATGGCGCACACCTTCGACGACGACACTCTGACCGGCGTTCTCGGCCACATGAACGACGACCACTCCGACGACAACCTGCTCATCGCGCGGGCATTCTCCCCCGATGCCGATGTCGTCGCCTCCGAGATGGTCACGTTCGACGGCGAGGCCGGCCAGTGGCATGTCACTCGCGCCGACGGTGGTGACGACGTCATCCGCATCCCCTGGCCTGGCGGCCAGATCAGCGAGCGACGGGACGTGCGCCGCGAGATCGTCGCCCTGTACGACGAGGCGTGTGCACGTCTGGGGATCACGCCACGCCCGCACGGGTAG
- a CDS encoding AAA family ATPase, translated as MDPVTIPSLSAEQEELFRLIEDTREHVFVTGRAGTGKSTLLQHLAWNTEKQIAVCAPTGVAALNVEGQTIHSLFRLPIGLIADSELEQSEPARRVLKAIDTLVIDEVSMVNADLMDAIDRSLRQARGRRSEPFGGVQIIMFGDPYQLSPVPPRGDELRYIQDHYRSFWFFDAQVWAGPSTDGSAIRSDGLLDLGRVGAPLHIRELRQIHRQADDGFKAMLNAVRHGVVTAEIAGMLNAAGARPVPEPVEGEPPIITLATRNDIVSRINQRHLDALPGPVQTARADVSGDFGRGEASYPADTELQLKVGAQVMFLRNDVGGRGDGPRWVNGSIGTVTRIAGGTVRVELDGEEVDVEPAVWERFRYAYDPGSRKLTREIVAEFTQFPLRLAWAVTIHKSQGKTYDRAVIDLGSGAFAPGQTYVALSRLTSLDGLYLSRPLRPSDILVDADVRRFMAGVRAAGF; from the coding sequence ATGGATCCGGTGACCATCCCCTCCCTCTCCGCCGAGCAGGAGGAGCTCTTCCGCCTCATCGAGGACACGCGGGAGCACGTGTTCGTGACCGGGCGCGCGGGAACGGGGAAGTCCACCCTCCTCCAGCACCTCGCCTGGAACACCGAGAAGCAGATCGCCGTCTGCGCCCCGACAGGAGTGGCCGCCCTGAACGTCGAGGGGCAGACGATCCACTCCCTCTTCCGGCTGCCGATCGGACTCATCGCCGACAGCGAGCTCGAGCAGTCCGAGCCTGCGCGTCGCGTGCTCAAAGCGATAGACACCCTCGTGATCGATGAGGTGTCGATGGTCAACGCCGATCTGATGGATGCCATCGACCGCTCACTGCGTCAGGCGCGGGGGCGCCGCTCCGAACCCTTCGGCGGCGTGCAGATCATCATGTTCGGCGACCCCTACCAGCTCTCTCCCGTGCCGCCGCGCGGTGATGAGCTGCGCTACATCCAGGACCACTACCGGTCGTTCTGGTTCTTCGACGCGCAGGTGTGGGCGGGCCCGTCGACGGACGGCTCCGCGATCCGTTCCGACGGGCTGCTCGACCTCGGCCGGGTCGGGGCGCCGCTGCACATCCGCGAACTGCGTCAGATCCATCGCCAGGCCGACGACGGGTTCAAGGCGATGCTGAACGCCGTGCGCCACGGGGTGGTGACCGCAGAGATCGCGGGCATGCTGAACGCGGCGGGAGCACGCCCGGTGCCCGAGCCGGTCGAGGGCGAGCCTCCGATCATCACGCTCGCGACGCGCAACGACATCGTCTCGCGCATCAACCAGCGTCATCTCGACGCCCTGCCCGGTCCGGTGCAGACGGCGCGCGCCGACGTCAGTGGCGACTTCGGGCGCGGTGAGGCGTCGTACCCCGCCGACACCGAACTGCAGCTCAAGGTCGGCGCGCAGGTCATGTTCCTCCGCAACGATGTGGGCGGTCGTGGGGACGGCCCGCGGTGGGTGAACGGCTCGATCGGCACCGTCACGCGCATCGCCGGAGGCACGGTGCGCGTCGAGCTCGACGGCGAGGAGGTCGACGTCGAGCCGGCCGTCTGGGAGAGGTTCCGCTATGCGTACGATCCCGGCTCGCGAAAGCTCACCCGCGAGATCGTGGCCGAGTTCACTCAGTTCCCGCTGCGACTGGCATGGGCGGTGACGATCCACAAGTCGCAGGGCAAGACGTACGACCGCGCCGTCATCGACCTGGGCTCGGGGGCGTTCGCGCCGGGGCAGACCTACGTGGCGCTGTCACGGCTGACCTCGCTCGACGGCCTCTACCTGTCGCGCCCGCTGCGTCCGAGCGACATCCTCGTGGATGCCGACGTCCGCCGGTTCATGGCCGGGGTCCGCGCCGCCGGCTTCTGA
- a CDS encoding serine hydrolase domain-containing protein, with the protein MRALRRSRRLAAMAGTLALALALAACSSSQTVSLPLPDQVDAAIGGDVQAQLQTAVERAVAASGASAAIVGVRVPWAGVWDAGVGTVAPGGAAVNDAMTFHAGAATRSMTCDVLYGLVHDGVVSLDDPVGKYVTGLGDQGARDGLTLGQLCDSTSGIGAYDPTVDARMRATPSRVWTPRELMAFGMSQASNVQPGTVFADSDTGYVLLGFALERATSKTAAQLYQQYVFGPNGMTSTSLPDNGTADLNGLWTGAAADGTAACTAPTPIVGLSSSAGFTASGVISDLADVGRYVQALAMGLRPYDAPGRFENPLPAVANGPSWFTARGGSYQAGSLIGQYGSVPGALTAAFADRTTGMSVVVTLNNSRASADLVRSLAWELAAIASKAPAAAGRTAPQAGLPWTAEDMAAQVTAAAVCPIP; encoded by the coding sequence ATGCGGGCTCTTCGTCGATCGCGGCGTCTTGCGGCGATGGCCGGTACGCTCGCGCTGGCGCTCGCGCTGGCTGCGTGCTCGTCGAGCCAAACGGTGTCGTTGCCGTTGCCGGACCAGGTGGATGCCGCCATCGGTGGCGATGTTCAGGCCCAGCTGCAGACGGCCGTCGAGCGCGCCGTGGCCGCGTCGGGCGCGTCGGCCGCGATCGTGGGCGTGCGGGTCCCGTGGGCGGGTGTCTGGGACGCGGGAGTAGGTACGGTCGCTCCCGGCGGCGCTGCGGTGAACGACGCCATGACCTTTCACGCCGGCGCGGCGACGCGGTCGATGACATGCGACGTGCTCTACGGCCTCGTCCACGACGGCGTGGTCTCGTTGGACGACCCGGTCGGCAAATACGTGACGGGTCTGGGCGATCAGGGTGCTCGGGACGGCCTGACGCTCGGTCAGCTCTGCGATTCGACATCGGGTATCGGCGCGTACGATCCGACCGTCGATGCGCGCATGCGTGCCACGCCCTCCCGCGTCTGGACTCCGCGGGAGCTGATGGCTTTCGGAATGTCCCAGGCATCGAACGTGCAGCCGGGCACCGTGTTCGCCGACTCCGACACCGGTTACGTGCTGCTCGGGTTCGCCCTCGAGCGCGCGACCAGCAAGACGGCGGCGCAGCTCTATCAGCAGTACGTGTTCGGCCCGAACGGGATGACCTCCACGTCGTTGCCCGACAACGGCACCGCCGACCTGAACGGCCTGTGGACGGGCGCGGCGGCCGACGGCACCGCCGCGTGCACCGCGCCGACCCCGATCGTCGGCTTGTCCTCGAGCGCCGGCTTCACGGCATCCGGGGTCATCAGCGACCTCGCCGATGTGGGCCGATACGTGCAGGCGCTGGCGATGGGGCTGCGTCCCTACGACGCCCCCGGCCGCTTCGAGAACCCGCTGCCGGCGGTGGCGAACGGCCCGTCCTGGTTCACGGCGCGCGGGGGGAGCTACCAAGCCGGCAGCCTCATCGGGCAGTACGGCTCGGTCCCCGGCGCGCTGACGGCGGCGTTCGCCGACCGCACGACCGGCATGAGCGTCGTCGTCACCTTGAACAACTCGCGGGCATCGGCCGACCTCGTCCGCAGTCTCGCCTGGGAGCTCGCTGCCATCGCGTCGAAGGCGCCGGCGGCGGCGGGACGCACCGCCCCGCAAGCGGGGCTGCCCTGGACCGCGGAGGACATGGCCGCGCAGGTGACGGCCGCCGCGGTCTGCCCGATCCCGTGA
- a CDS encoding LysR family transcriptional regulator yields the protein MDTRLLEYFVAVAEESSFTRAAARLYVVQSTVSAGIQTLEQRMGTRLIERSGRRVALTAAGEHLLEPAREIVDATSRLQSAVTGRIEGLLRVGIFVNLPTLRMPELFAAFRAQHPLVRLRLVSSPSGSTGLADELQRGRIDLAFMGLPSTELPDLETVELVRSPFVALLPDAHELSALAEIPLERLATEAWIDAPHGFGHRVLLERALARAGLVREVATEVSAVGDIPSFVAAGFGVALVPEGLVVPTAGTIAVPVTPVIEWPLSVSTRPHAGPAAIALREVMVQRFAVD from the coding sequence ATGGACACGAGGCTGCTGGAGTACTTCGTCGCCGTCGCCGAGGAGTCGAGCTTCACGCGCGCCGCGGCTCGGCTGTACGTCGTGCAGTCGACGGTGTCGGCCGGCATCCAGACTCTCGAGCAGCGCATGGGAACCCGGCTCATCGAACGTTCCGGCCGCCGCGTCGCGCTGACGGCCGCCGGTGAGCACCTGCTGGAGCCCGCTCGGGAGATCGTCGATGCGACGAGCCGATTGCAGAGCGCAGTGACCGGTCGCATCGAGGGCCTGCTGCGCGTCGGGATCTTCGTCAACCTTCCGACCCTGCGCATGCCCGAGCTGTTCGCCGCCTTCCGCGCCCAGCATCCCCTCGTGCGCCTACGACTCGTCTCGTCGCCGTCCGGTTCCACCGGGCTCGCCGACGAGCTGCAGCGCGGACGGATCGACCTCGCTTTCATGGGGCTGCCGTCGACGGAGCTGCCCGATCTGGAGACGGTCGAGCTCGTGCGCTCGCCCTTCGTCGCGCTTCTCCCCGACGCTCACGAGCTCAGCGCGCTGGCGGAGATTCCTCTGGAGCGTCTGGCGACCGAGGCCTGGATCGACGCACCGCACGGCTTCGGTCACCGCGTGCTCCTCGAGCGAGCACTCGCGCGCGCCGGCCTCGTGCGCGAGGTGGCGACGGAGGTCTCCGCCGTCGGCGACATCCCGTCGTTCGTCGCCGCCGGCTTCGGCGTGGCGCTGGTGCCCGAGGGGCTCGTCGTTCCGACGGCCGGTACGATCGCGGTGCCCGTCACACCGGTGATCGAGTGGCCGCTGAGCGTGAGCACCCGACCACACGCCGGTCCGGCCGCGATCGCACTGCGCGAGGTCATGGTGCAGCGGTTCGCCGTCGACTGA
- a CDS encoding MFS transporter, producing the protein MTTTSLPAAGSPASASASSPRRSRAAHSAGFWTAVLAFAIAMAFSTIPTPIYALYQQRDGFSPIVVTVIFAAYAVGVAVSLYLVGHVSDWWGRRVVFIAALAVEIVAAVMFLLWQDVTGLIVARFVSGVGIGGLTATATAHIAELRAVAVPSSTIAPVVSNFANIGGLAVGPLVAGALITWVPAPLETPYAVFLGLLVLALVATAVIPETVDRGQQRRSYRPQRVAIPAAARGAFWAAGTGAFTGFAVFGLMMALTPTVLAQAMGVTSRLAAGAVPFAVFMSAAVAQVVTVRLSLRRQLLLSWILMGVGIVLVAVAVAMGALAAFVIGGVAAGAGVGVMFRASLGVAGSLAPAGSRGEVLAAIFLIAYVGLAVPTLLIGAALAWLALPVVLGVFAGLVLVLISVATPRMVRRLAA; encoded by the coding sequence ATGACCACCACCAGCCTCCCCGCCGCCGGGTCGCCCGCCTCGGCATCCGCGTCCTCCCCGCGCCGCTCGCGTGCGGCGCACTCCGCCGGCTTCTGGACGGCCGTGCTCGCCTTCGCCATCGCGATGGCGTTCTCGACCATTCCCACCCCGATCTACGCGCTCTATCAGCAGCGCGACGGCTTCTCGCCGATCGTGGTGACCGTCATCTTCGCCGCATATGCCGTCGGTGTCGCCGTGAGCCTGTACCTCGTCGGCCACGTCAGCGATTGGTGGGGCCGCCGCGTCGTGTTCATCGCCGCGCTCGCCGTCGAGATCGTCGCCGCCGTGATGTTCCTGCTCTGGCAGGACGTCACGGGACTCATCGTGGCCCGCTTCGTCTCCGGCGTCGGCATCGGCGGGTTGACCGCCACTGCGACGGCGCACATCGCCGAACTGCGCGCCGTGGCGGTGCCGTCGTCGACGATCGCCCCGGTCGTCTCCAACTTCGCGAACATCGGGGGACTGGCCGTCGGGCCGCTCGTCGCCGGTGCGCTGATCACCTGGGTGCCCGCTCCGCTGGAGACGCCCTACGCGGTGTTCCTCGGGCTGCTCGTCCTCGCTCTCGTGGCGACAGCGGTGATTCCCGAGACCGTCGACCGCGGGCAGCAGCGCCGGAGCTACCGTCCGCAGCGCGTCGCGATTCCGGCCGCCGCGCGGGGCGCGTTCTGGGCGGCGGGGACCGGCGCCTTCACCGGCTTCGCTGTCTTCGGTCTGATGATGGCGCTCACCCCGACGGTGCTGGCGCAGGCCATGGGCGTCACGTCGCGACTCGCCGCCGGAGCCGTGCCGTTCGCCGTCTTCATGTCGGCAGCGGTCGCCCAGGTGGTCACCGTACGACTCAGCCTGCGTCGTCAACTGCTGCTGTCGTGGATCCTGATGGGTGTCGGGATCGTGCTCGTCGCGGTCGCCGTCGCGATGGGCGCCCTGGCCGCGTTCGTGATCGGCGGTGTGGCGGCGGGAGCGGGCGTGGGCGTGATGTTCCGTGCGTCGCTGGGTGTCGCCGGCTCGCTCGCGCCGGCGGGCTCTCGCGGCGAGGTGCTCGCCGCGATCTTCCTGATCGCCTACGTCGGACTCGCCGTCCCGACCCTGCTGATCGGAGCCGCCCTCGCGTGGCTCGCCCTGCCCGTCGTCCTCGGGGTCTTCGCCGGTTTGGTGCTCGTCCTGATCTCGGTGGCGACACCTCGCATGGTGCGCCGCCTCGCCGCGTGA